A portion of the candidate division KSB1 bacterium genome contains these proteins:
- a CDS encoding biopolymer transporter ExbD: MGKYNLMIRLIDVVFILLFGFIAISQIGISAAIDPAKSSEADQSGPDAPIEVIIGVSSDGSYPVEAGNLVLRNIREVRGYLAQKMTEAAARGVPVGVRIRAAWDSSVEHSLAVARLCRELGIPKGLDVIKMKTE, translated from the coding sequence GTGGGGAAATACAATTTAATGATTCGGCTGATCGATGTGGTATTTATTTTGTTGTTCGGTTTTATTGCAATCTCGCAGATCGGCATAAGTGCTGCGATCGATCCGGCCAAGAGTTCCGAAGCGGATCAAAGCGGGCCTGATGCCCCGATCGAAGTGATCATTGGTGTCAGTTCGGATGGTAGCTATCCGGTCGAGGCGGGCAATTTGGTATTGCGGAATATCCGAGAGGTACGAGGCTATCTAGCGCAGAAGATGACCGAGGCAGCAGCGCGAGGAGTGCCGGTGGGAGTTCGAATTCGCGCAGCATGGGATTCATCGGTGGAGCACAGCCTAGCCGTGGCTCGATTGTGTCGCGAACTGGGAATTCCAAAGGGGCTGGATGTGATCAAAATGAAGACGGAATAG
- a CDS encoding P-loop NTPase, with protein sequence MQNNLLVRVNGEHFGPFTTSELRALVRKGKFSLNDYVWSEDDDDWIKAEQLDEVRKLFHQETLADSERKVMAIASGKGGVGKTIVTASLGVGLAALGKEVILVDADFGGANLHTCMGFLEPKYTFFDYYTMERESLEDIVLDSPINNLKLISGACGTLGIANPKYSQKQKLIRDLRNLKADYVILDLGAGTSLTVIDYFLAVDMGILLTTPEPMAIQEAFDFLKLCVLRKLQQTFRNEPDVLSLLDIGGFNQLTQLNAPMFELLDKARQVSPEIADRVNAELESFQPKLIMNMVMEPDEVREGMAIKTAAAELLSIHVDYIGYIEYDETMRQTVKEMRPFILSNPRSPASRSLARIITIKLLNKNRVAALLKNWQMRRTARAQSENYPITDLKESDIICSHKCFYWDDCEYQSGGMPCRVRHLEPMFKF encoded by the coding sequence ATGCAGAATAATTTGCTGGTGCGTGTCAATGGAGAACATTTCGGACCATTCACGACATCTGAATTACGCGCTTTAGTACGAAAAGGGAAATTTAGTTTGAATGATTACGTATGGTCAGAAGATGACGATGATTGGATAAAAGCCGAGCAGTTGGATGAAGTAAGAAAACTTTTTCATCAGGAAACACTGGCTGATAGTGAACGTAAAGTGATGGCGATTGCCAGCGGCAAAGGTGGAGTGGGGAAGACAATTGTAACTGCGTCCCTGGGGGTTGGTTTGGCTGCCCTCGGCAAGGAAGTGATTCTCGTTGATGCCGATTTTGGCGGGGCGAATCTGCACACGTGTATGGGCTTTTTAGAACCCAAATATACATTTTTTGATTACTACACTATGGAGCGGGAGAGCCTCGAAGATATTGTACTAGATTCACCGATCAACAATTTGAAATTGATCAGCGGCGCGTGCGGCACGCTGGGAATCGCGAACCCCAAATACAGTCAGAAGCAGAAACTCATCCGCGATCTGAGAAATTTAAAAGCGGATTACGTCATCCTGGATTTAGGCGCAGGAACATCTTTGACGGTGATCGACTATTTTCTCGCAGTAGACATGGGGATCTTGTTGACCACTCCAGAGCCGATGGCAATTCAAGAGGCTTTTGATTTTCTCAAACTCTGCGTGTTGCGAAAGTTGCAACAGACATTTCGAAATGAGCCAGACGTGCTCAGCCTCTTGGACATCGGTGGATTTAATCAATTGACCCAACTGAACGCCCCGATGTTTGAATTACTCGATAAAGCGCGTCAGGTCAGTCCGGAGATCGCAGATCGGGTGAATGCAGAATTGGAAAGTTTCCAGCCGAAGCTGATAATGAATATGGTGATGGAACCTGATGAGGTGAGGGAGGGGATGGCGATCAAGACCGCAGCAGCAGAGTTACTGTCGATTCATGTGGATTATATCGGATACATTGAGTATGATGAAACGATGCGCCAGACCGTTAAAGAGATGCGACCATTTATTTTGAGCAACCCCCGTTCCCCGGCCTCAAGAAGCTTGGCGCGGATCATTACCATCAAGCTGCTGAACAAAAATCGGGTTGCGGCTTTATTGAAGAACTGGCAGATGCGGCGCACCGCCCGTGCGCAATCGGAAAACTATCCTATCACGGATCTCAAAGAAAGCGATATTATTTGTTCACATAAATGCTTTTATTGGGATGATTGTGAATATCAGAGCGGTGGCATGCCATGCCGAGTTCGCCATTTAGAACCGATGTTTAAATTTTAG
- a CDS encoding VWA domain-containing protein: protein MDRDKKNIAAGGVKRATGGRSYSWRVGPWLSGRIRFTIFMAVLALLCSLTSGSVSDCAASHSGASSQDSIRLVYDQINAGNFPRIVSLVSVLNNAGLVIGKLDENNFIVHEDGVRELPIEVIELPYAKDGINVVLTIDRSSSMTGKPLADAKAAAIKFVDLMQGNDRSAVVSFSKTAWTEVGFTSNKDSLKAAISSLVPFNWTAVYDAVIHSVELITDDLKNRAIILLTDGGDNSSVHSYQEALNACLNNEIRVFCIGLGLQPNSDAENVLKHLATNTGGLYFRSPTSSDLEAIYQAISKLLHHRYQVSYTTHNPAKDGTWRHVKITVMVNTNTSADTARYLAPYEPDPVDPIDDPVDPIDTVVVRPPDPVFEVKPNPFTPNDDGYNDYVEFKNGDEPPMEWSITIMDRSGRLVRQLLPGQNVWDGRDKSGAMMLPGTYLFLVSNKDQLIHRGFIQLIR from the coding sequence ATGGATCGGGATAAAAAAAATATCGCAGCCGGGGGAGTCAAACGTGCGACGGGGGGAAGGAGTTATAGCTGGCGAGTTGGACCCTGGCTATCGGGTCGTATTCGATTCACCATTTTCATGGCGGTCTTGGCGCTGCTTTGCAGCCTCACTTCGGGGTCTGTTTCGGACTGCGCAGCCAGCCATTCTGGAGCGAGTAGCCAAGATAGTATTAGACTGGTTTATGATCAAATTAACGCTGGTAATTTTCCGCGGATTGTTTCCCTGGTTTCCGTGTTGAACAACGCCGGTCTGGTCATCGGCAAGCTCGATGAAAATAATTTCATCGTGCATGAGGATGGTGTCCGAGAGCTTCCCATCGAGGTGATCGAATTGCCGTATGCCAAGGATGGGATCAATGTGGTGTTGACCATTGACCGGAGCAGCAGCATGACTGGCAAGCCGCTGGCCGATGCCAAAGCGGCGGCCATCAAATTTGTTGATCTGATGCAGGGGAACGATCGATCGGCCGTGGTGAGCTTTTCCAAGACAGCCTGGACCGAGGTCGGTTTTACCAGCAATAAGGACTCACTTAAGGCGGCCATTTCAAGCCTTGTTCCGTTCAATTGGACCGCGGTTTATGATGCTGTGATCCATTCCGTGGAATTAATTACCGATGATTTGAAGAACCGGGCGATCATCCTCTTAACAGATGGAGGGGATAATTCCAGTGTTCATTCGTATCAAGAAGCGCTGAACGCTTGTTTGAACAATGAGATCCGGGTGTTTTGCATTGGCTTGGGCCTGCAGCCGAATAGCGATGCCGAGAACGTGTTAAAACATCTGGCAACAAATACGGGCGGTCTGTACTTTCGTAGCCCCACCTCGAGCGATTTGGAGGCGATTTATCAAGCTATTTCAAAATTGTTGCATCATCGGTATCAGGTGTCTTATACCACGCACAATCCGGCCAAGGATGGCACATGGCGACATGTGAAGATCACGGTTATGGTCAATACCAACACCAGTGCCGATACGGCGCGTTATTTGGCCCCCTATGAACCAGATCCAGTCGATCCCATTGACGATCCCGTGGACCCAATCGATACGGTGGTGGTTCGGCCGCCAGATCCGGTCTTTGAGGTAAAACCCAATCCATTCACTCCCAATGATGACGGTTATAACGATTATGTGGAGTTCAAAAACGGCGATGAGCCGCCGATGGAATGGAGCATCACTATTATGGATCGAAGTGGTCGATTGGTTCGGCAGCTTCTGCCAGGACAGAATGTCTGGGACGGTCGGGATAAGTCTGGTGCAATGATGCTGCCCGGAACTTATTTGTTCCTGGTTTCCAATAAAGATCAATTGATCCACCGCGGATTCATTCAATTGATTCGATAG
- a CDS encoding biopolymer transporter ExbD, which translates to MNSNLMIRLIDVALIILMGFIAISRIRTEYIDLPSAGESETKLHLPHEAKLVVDNSRYNFEDNGRRWSCNSLNELESFLADKNLYYKGRNMKLVVTIQPRRSVIMQNLVNVLDICQRHQIEKNLDYENYY; encoded by the coding sequence ATGAATTCGAATTTAATGATCCGATTGATCGACGTGGCGCTAATTATTTTGATGGGGTTTATTGCTATCAGTCGGATACGGACCGAATATATTGATCTGCCATCTGCTGGCGAAAGCGAAACCAAGCTCCATCTGCCACATGAGGCGAAATTGGTTGTGGATAACAGCAGGTACAATTTTGAAGACAACGGTCGTCGCTGGAGTTGCAATAGCTTAAATGAGCTAGAGAGCTTTCTGGCCGACAAGAATCTTTACTATAAAGGACGAAACATGAAACTGGTGGTCACTATTCAACCGCGGCGATCGGTGATTATGCAGAACCTGGTGAATGTGTTGGATATTTGTCAACGACATCAAATTGAAAAGAATCTGGATTATGAAAACTATTATTAA
- a CDS encoding type IX secretion system membrane protein PorP/SprF, which translates to MKNIFFKRPVFYLLLFYYFIGLGVQGVEVSLAQGFNIYHPAEVIHPWVSEINPAVISAQFTRVAVGLKVFHLGFLPGQSLAMRESRINASFPFYLPLDLGTGCDLRYFSAGIYSELTASLMVSRRILSNLSLGMKIGVGHYGFAREDFHLVDLNDPLLAGGLGKTSLNLGFGLFYNPGNWTMGIGLDHLNRPDVGRQTSAPLPMEISTAVGYQVGRFIPSLLLHHDGTYVRYGVAIAARQERFGQVRLSFESTMPFKVEAQFQLSRDNSLHYGVDLPTDELSSVSLGSHEIVFTRILDRGPDIGQPTMRLSTDSMRIHEETVVRSMSPGLTSWQISSISGLVPEFLDVNGSGQNMLVIPTGPLSRYETDAIRKQRYARLGQEIKQKLQEHPEVSLILQTDDQSLGDARSLKQYLVQTGICKAEAVGIARVNSSGKLKLDGFEPGQMTQTRKKAKCSDEKLVINLELPGKIKKVKEWSLFIKNHKQEVVRTIKGIERLPEMIEWDWKDEWGVLVSPGQYSCHLVVKSLTGQERLAQSIPIHVSRTSRTVYLRFSPEKSVHASKLNP; encoded by the coding sequence ATGAAAAACATTTTTTTCAAACGACCAGTATTTTATCTCCTGCTCTTCTATTATTTCATTGGGCTGGGAGTCCAGGGGGTTGAGGTCAGCCTGGCACAAGGGTTCAATATTTATCATCCAGCGGAGGTCATTCATCCTTGGGTATCGGAGATCAATCCTGCGGTGATTTCCGCTCAATTTACTCGAGTGGCCGTTGGGCTGAAGGTTTTTCATCTCGGTTTTCTGCCGGGACAAAGCCTTGCCATGCGAGAAAGCCGGATCAATGCCAGTTTTCCGTTCTATCTGCCGTTGGATCTAGGGACTGGCTGCGACTTGCGGTATTTTTCGGCGGGGATCTATTCTGAATTAACCGCTTCTCTAATGGTAAGTCGACGCATTCTCAGCAATCTCTCTTTGGGAATGAAGATAGGCGTGGGGCATTATGGATTTGCCAGAGAAGATTTTCATTTGGTGGACCTGAATGATCCACTCTTGGCAGGCGGTCTCGGGAAAACCAGCTTGAACCTTGGTTTCGGGCTGTTCTATAACCCGGGAAACTGGACAATGGGAATCGGTCTCGATCATTTGAATCGGCCTGATGTGGGTCGTCAGACCAGTGCGCCATTGCCCATGGAGATCAGTACCGCGGTGGGTTATCAGGTGGGGCGATTTATACCGAGCCTGCTGTTGCATCATGATGGCACCTATGTGCGCTATGGGGTTGCGATCGCTGCGCGGCAGGAACGGTTTGGGCAGGTCCGACTCTCCTTCGAAAGCACCATGCCGTTTAAAGTGGAGGCTCAGTTCCAATTGTCGCGCGACAATAGCTTGCACTATGGAGTAGACCTTCCGACCGATGAGCTCAGCAGTGTGTCGCTGGGATCGCATGAGATTGTGTTTACTCGGATCTTGGATCGAGGGCCAGACATCGGTCAACCGACAATGCGGCTTTCGACCGATTCCATGCGCATCCACGAAGAGACCGTCGTGCGCAGCATGTCCCCAGGGTTAACCTCCTGGCAGATCAGCTCTATCAGCGGCTTAGTGCCCGAGTTCTTGGATGTGAACGGTTCTGGTCAAAACATGCTGGTCATCCCCACTGGGCCTTTGAGCCGCTATGAAACCGATGCAATTCGGAAACAGCGCTATGCTCGACTGGGGCAAGAAATCAAACAGAAACTTCAGGAGCATCCTGAGGTGAGCTTGATCTTGCAAACCGATGATCAGTCACTGGGAGATGCCCGTTCTCTGAAACAATATCTTGTGCAAACCGGCATTTGCAAGGCAGAGGCGGTGGGAATCGCCCGGGTGAATTCATCAGGAAAACTGAAATTAGATGGATTTGAACCAGGGCAAATGACGCAGACGCGCAAAAAGGCGAAATGCTCCGATGAGAAATTGGTGATCAATTTAGAATTGCCCGGCAAAATCAAAAAAGTAAAAGAATGGAGCTTGTTCATCAAGAATCACAAGCAGGAGGTGGTGCGGACGATTAAGGGGATCGAACGATTGCCAGAGATGATCGAATGGGATTGGAAGGATGAATGGGGCGTTCTGGTCTCTCCCGGGCAATATAGCTGCCATCTGGTCGTGAAATCTTTGACAGGGCAGGAGCGGCTGGCTCAATCGATACCAATTCATGTATCACGGACCAGCCGTACCGTGTACCTCCGCTTCAGCCCAGAGAAATCAGTCCATGCGTCGAAATTGAATCCGTAA
- a CDS encoding VWA domain-containing protein translates to MIIETRRSGRTTVRAEVTARALSLMIRLLLFFTCSVIWANPKSLGEAAQDSMKLNYNTIDARGFPRIVSIVSIMNQFGFVVGKLDENNFIVHEDGVRELPIEVEQLSGGQMDISVALVIDRSGSMRGKPIEDAKNAASIFVGLMQREDRSAVVSFNHEPRTDCPFTKNIDSLKAAISKIESLGGTAIFDALIHAVYLMNPSLKNRAIILLTDGADKDSYHTFQQALTTLIANEVQTFTIGLGLNQNSPEENVLKELASRTGGMYFYSPTSDDLEAIYRAIHKMLHSQYRITYTTHNPAKDGTLRHVQIDVIVRGNTSADTASYRAPYEGRFDPVDTVKVDHPSFEVVPNPFTPNDDGFNDYTEFKPGESVPDQWTITILDRSGRLIRQLTNGERAWNGRDESGQLMLPGTYLYLVFDRDAVIHRGFIQLIR, encoded by the coding sequence ATGATTATTGAAACGAGACGATCTGGCCGTACGACGGTAAGGGCGGAAGTGACCGCAAGAGCTTTAAGCTTGATGATTAGATTGCTGCTATTTTTCACATGCTCGGTCATTTGGGCAAATCCCAAGTCACTGGGGGAGGCCGCTCAAGACAGCATGAAGCTGAATTACAACACGATTGACGCTCGGGGATTCCCGCGCATCGTTTCCATTGTTTCCATCATGAATCAATTCGGTTTTGTGGTGGGCAAGTTGGATGAGAACAATTTCATCGTTCATGAAGATGGAGTGCGAGAGCTTCCGATTGAGGTGGAACAGCTCTCTGGTGGGCAAATGGACATCAGCGTAGCGTTGGTGATCGATCGAAGCGGCAGTATGAGGGGAAAGCCGATTGAGGATGCGAAGAACGCCGCGTCGATCTTTGTGGGGCTGATGCAGCGGGAGGATCGGTCAGCGGTGGTAAGCTTTAACCACGAGCCACGAACCGACTGTCCATTCACCAAAAATATCGATTCGCTCAAGGCTGCCATTTCCAAAATTGAGTCGCTCGGCGGTACAGCGATCTTCGATGCCCTGATCCATGCGGTCTATTTGATGAATCCCAGCCTCAAGAATCGGGCGATCATTTTGTTGACCGATGGAGCGGACAAAGATAGCTATCACACTTTTCAACAAGCCCTAACGACACTGATCGCCAATGAAGTGCAGACTTTTACGATCGGTCTGGGATTGAATCAAAATAGCCCTGAGGAAAATGTGCTTAAAGAGCTGGCTTCGAGGACCGGTGGAATGTATTTCTACAGTCCCACCTCAGATGATCTGGAGGCGATCTATCGAGCGATCCACAAAATGCTGCATAGCCAGTATCGTATCACCTATACGACGCACAATCCCGCAAAAGACGGGACGTTGCGGCATGTGCAGATCGATGTGATCGTGCGTGGCAATACCAGTGCTGATACAGCCAGCTATCGCGCCCCCTATGAAGGCCGATTCGATCCAGTTGACACAGTTAAAGTTGATCATCCCAGCTTTGAAGTGGTTCCCAATCCGTTTACGCCTAACGATGATGGTTTTAATGATTATACCGAATTCAAACCAGGAGAAAGTGTTCCAGATCAGTGGACCATCACCATTTTGGATCGCAGCGGCCGGTTGATAAGACAACTAACCAATGGCGAGCGCGCCTGGAACGGTCGCGATGAGTCTGGGCAGCTTATGCTGCCAGGAACCTATCTGTATCTGGTGTTCGATCGGGACGCAGTGATCCACCGAGGCTTCATTCAGCTCATTCGATGA
- a CDS encoding DUF3344 domain-containing protein yields MSRRTKAVPVGRKAGNGRGILWGLLIVVLCFSAAFADGNEKLAVTLPMYRGKYDVGVVSLGSFGLRGDATTLMKIPENAQIIAAYVYMSGYSNLTPDQLGDILVTVSNGQDTKTKAAKCIGYSQEGDKQRFTYRADVSDVVTIGEKRYHVQSKQLPAQPTSGRLYGGGLVAIYSLPNYPESEIWIADGLDFFAAGQGYPATSTVVFPFSGNRFERYGSVKIFAGMDQQNTASAIWYQVGHGNPPQSGIIDQTGAVDYNNSSNSNPSVDTDPIQDGLGVRRAWSMVEFMIPVGSEQDWAAFQLESQTDNSNKQPMSGVWNMVAFKLPLEETGIGVIGDRVFHDKNKNKVRDQMEAGIPAVLVSLYQDNGDNTFDPNSDTFVDSVRTNRLGFYIFQNLKFGTYFVDIFHPRMNESGVELTTNNDPAGPIQVVDGNAILDVDFGFCYSGQRGNRQLQFNSFNFQSDTNGVWLNWSTFAGTENLGFDVFRSLSQMGNFTLINPDVIPAANNQNGFNNYSFFDPDVEPGQTYYYKISDVTIDGEATATYGPVAVTAGTTRIAEETSALRAPVGYELGNAYPNPFNGQTAIQYSLARPADVSIAIYNLQGQKIRTLLSERQTAGNHTVHWNGHDELNQPVGSGVYLYRITINNSSEAKRVVYLK; encoded by the coding sequence ATGTCAAGACGGACAAAGGCAGTACCAGTGGGTCGGAAAGCTGGTAACGGACGGGGGATTTTATGGGGATTACTTATCGTTGTGTTATGTTTCTCAGCCGCCTTCGCTGATGGAAATGAAAAGTTGGCCGTTACATTGCCAATGTATCGCGGCAAGTATGATGTTGGGGTTGTGAGCCTTGGTTCCTTTGGCTTGCGGGGCGATGCCACTACTTTGATGAAAATTCCGGAAAATGCCCAGATCATCGCTGCATATGTGTATATGAGTGGCTACTCGAACCTTACTCCAGATCAACTGGGCGATATACTGGTGACCGTCAGCAATGGCCAAGATACCAAGACCAAAGCGGCTAAGTGCATTGGTTATTCGCAAGAGGGCGATAAGCAGCGGTTCACCTACCGCGCGGATGTGAGCGATGTGGTAACGATCGGCGAGAAGCGCTATCATGTGCAGAGCAAACAGTTGCCAGCTCAGCCCACCAGTGGCCGATTATACGGTGGTGGCTTGGTTGCGATTTACAGCTTGCCGAACTATCCTGAATCCGAGATCTGGATCGCGGATGGGCTGGACTTTTTTGCCGCTGGTCAAGGATATCCTGCGACCAGTACGGTGGTATTTCCATTCAGCGGGAATCGTTTTGAGCGATACGGTTCGGTGAAGATTTTTGCTGGCATGGATCAGCAGAATACCGCGTCGGCGATTTGGTATCAGGTGGGCCACGGCAATCCGCCTCAATCTGGGATCATCGATCAAACTGGTGCGGTGGATTACAACAATTCATCGAACTCCAATCCCAGCGTCGATACCGATCCCATTCAGGACGGCTTGGGCGTACGTCGCGCTTGGTCCATGGTAGAATTTATGATCCCCGTTGGCTCGGAGCAGGACTGGGCGGCGTTCCAGTTGGAATCGCAGACTGATAATTCCAACAAGCAGCCGATGAGCGGAGTTTGGAACATGGTGGCGTTCAAGCTGCCACTGGAGGAGACTGGGATCGGCGTCATCGGGGATCGGGTGTTCCACGATAAGAATAAGAACAAGGTTCGCGATCAGATGGAAGCCGGAATTCCCGCAGTGTTGGTCTCACTTTACCAAGATAATGGCGACAACACCTTCGATCCCAATAGCGATACCTTTGTCGATAGTGTCCGGACCAATCGGCTGGGCTTCTATATTTTCCAAAATTTGAAGTTTGGGACCTATTTTGTGGACATCTTCCATCCGCGGATGAATGAGAGCGGTGTTGAACTGACTACAAATAATGACCCGGCCGGTCCCATTCAAGTTGTCGATGGCAATGCGATCTTGGACGTCGATTTCGGGTTCTGCTACAGCGGGCAGCGCGGCAATCGACAATTGCAGTTCAATTCGTTTAATTTCCAGAGCGATACCAATGGGGTCTGGCTAAATTGGTCTACTTTCGCTGGCACCGAGAATCTGGGATTCGATGTGTTCCGCAGCTTATCGCAGATGGGCAACTTTACGCTCATCAATCCAGACGTCATCCCGGCGGCGAACAATCAAAATGGCTTTAATAATTACTCTTTCTTTGACCCAGATGTCGAGCCAGGCCAGACCTATTATTACAAAATCTCGGATGTAACTATTGATGGTGAGGCGACCGCGACCTACGGCCCTGTGGCTGTTACGGCTGGTACAACTCGAATTGCAGAAGAAACCTCAGCACTCAGAGCCCCTGTTGGCTATGAATTGGGAAATGCTTACCCCAATCCGTTTAATGGCCAAACCGCAATTCAGTACTCGCTGGCGAGGCCCGCTGATGTTTCGATTGCGATTTATAATTTGCAAGGCCAAAAGATTCGAACCTTATTGTCCGAACGCCAAACCGCTGGCAACCACACCGTCCATTGGAATGGCCATGATGAATTGAATCAGCCAGTCGGCAGCGGCGTTTATCTGTATCGAATCACTATTAATAACTCCAGCGAGGCAAAGCGGGTTGTCTATCTGAAATAG
- a CDS encoding MotA/TolQ/ExbB proton channel family protein, which yields MIHKKEIAIGVKDWRKAVIAGVIFIATGMLWLDVWAVPPSQTPALASAGQMAQSGSRLERLTAWDIIQMNDWFLWPFVLITGAGIMLNVHRVLFEYRDRTRSQALLHGKIQANGIRNLVQMVRSSRTGSSSRAARLFYQIIATFDKTNQAQPINDDINHFLSAERETFERFSRVNGFLSEAAGALGLLGTVWGIFVTFYTANFDGPSILRGMSIALVTTLTGLIISLLLNFSGTYCYTMFNRQINLLMNKAEELRQALLYLEKKSNGNGTPAPVREEPVGYRVPEPDAPPKRPAQVRPAIDFSY from the coding sequence GTGATTCATAAAAAAGAAATAGCAATAGGGGTAAAGGATTGGCGAAAGGCCGTCATCGCGGGGGTGATATTCATCGCAACAGGGATGCTTTGGTTGGATGTTTGGGCAGTTCCTCCGAGCCAGACACCGGCCCTGGCTTCGGCAGGTCAAATGGCCCAATCGGGATCGAGATTGGAGCGGCTGACAGCTTGGGATATCATCCAAATGAACGACTGGTTTTTATGGCCATTTGTGCTAATTACTGGAGCGGGTATCATGCTCAATGTTCATCGGGTGTTGTTTGAGTATCGCGATCGGACGCGGTCGCAGGCGCTGTTACATGGGAAAATTCAGGCCAATGGGATCCGCAATCTGGTGCAGATGGTGCGTTCCAGTCGGACTGGCAGCTCCAGCCGGGCGGCACGATTGTTCTATCAGATCATCGCCACATTTGATAAGACCAATCAGGCGCAGCCAATTAATGATGACATCAATCATTTTTTGTCCGCGGAGCGGGAGACGTTCGAGCGGTTCAGCCGAGTGAATGGCTTCCTATCAGAAGCCGCTGGGGCGCTCGGTCTGCTGGGCACGGTCTGGGGCATCTTTGTCACTTTTTACACGGCCAATTTCGATGGGCCATCGATTTTGCGAGGCATGAGCATCGCATTGGTGACGACGTTAACTGGATTGATTATCAGTCTGCTGCTCAATTTCAGCGGTACCTATTGTTATACCATGTTCAATCGGCAGATCAATTTGCTGATGAACAAGGCCGAAGAACTGCGGCAAGCTCTGCTTTATTTGGAAAAGAAGTCCAATGGCAATGGGACGCCAGCGCCGGTGAGAGAAGAGCCGGTCGGTTATCGTGTCCCAGAGCCAGATGCACCGCCAAAAAGGCCAGCCCAGGTTAGGCCGGCAATCGATTTCAGCTATTAA